The window ttgatactatttttttaaaaaaaaaaattattaatagcATCCGGTTATCAATGTCAAACGGATGActtttaatacattttttaacatGTGTAATATCGACCCACACATATTAATAAGGTGTGTAGCTACAGTGGCCGAGGGGGTCACGCCAATGGGTCCCGCTTGCTATCGGGCGTCCTTCGAGGTGCGTGTTTCCTCCGGAAGTCGTCTCTGTGTGTGGATCGGACCCTGAAAACACTCTAACGATTAAGCCAATTAGTAATTCAAGACTCTTAAGCTAATATTCGAGGTCCAAGTGATAGAGAGAGTGCACATACCTAGCTCTTTGAGTtggtcacaatacacgtgtccaaatgtgaatcgCATGTCCTTCAAGTAATATGAAAGACCGAAcgtttaatataagaactcgttttttaaatataagtctGCATTTGTGCTATTTTGGATGTGGAGCCCACGTTGATACTTTCCAAAAAAACtctagacctattttggtaacTTATCCTCAACAGAATTAGAATTGTAATTTACCATTATACTAATTTTCAACCCAAACAGAAAATCATTTGTCTGTCTGTCTTCCTCAGGTCTTCTTCCGTCTCTTCCGACGACAATGGGAAGAATAGCACGGCGAGGTCCCAAAGCCATTCCGATAATCGACAAAGAGAGGAAAGATAAGTTCAGATTTCTAAAAGTCAATGCAGCAGTGGAGGTCACCAGCGACGAAGAAGGATTTAGAGGAGCTTGGTATGAAGCCAAGGTCCTTAATACTTATCGAAAAAACAAAATCTCAGTCCAATACCAGAGTTTACTATCTGATGATTATCCGGATGAGCTATTGATAGAGGACGTCGACATTTCTTTCATTAGGCCTGCTCCTCCGCCTTCTGCGGCTAAGCAGATTTATGAGCCGTACGACGTCGTCGACGCTTTTCACCGTGATGGATGGTGGACGGGAGTGGTTAGTAAAGTTGATGTTCGGAAGCGTAAGAAAAAATTGAGAAGAAAGTATACTGTGGTTTTTGAAAATCCGAGTGAACAGTGGGATTTTAATGGAGGTTTGTTGAGGTTTCACCATGTTTGGATGTTTGGAAGATGGGTTCGACACCCTAAAAAGAAGGTGAGTTTTCTATCCTAATTTATTAgggtttttcaatttttcatttGCCCCAATTGTTGAAATTTTGATTAGATTGCATGTGGAATCGAATTGGTACTTTCTACATGTTGTCTTTTTTATTCATCATCTCGAGGGGCGGACCAGGCCCCGGGCCGCGGAATCACATGGTTTCGGCCTCCAGTGGTTAGAATTACCTGGTTTTGGCCCTCATGTTCCCGAACAAATTAAAATTGTCTCATTCAGTTGTGTGTAATTACAAAATTCAAATTGATTGATTAATACATGATTGGCTATAAATTTCAATAAAAACTACTCAattttattgattgattaataCATGACTGGCTATAAATTTCAATATGTTTGTTCAACTCAATTTTACCTTTGTAGTAAAATAtagacttaatacatcatttgcttcctgaccttgttcaaaaaaaatttgattggtcCCTGAACTTTTGAAGTGTCTCGATAGGtgcctaaacttgcataaaatgttcagttatggtaaaatttaatcaattaatctcggttgcaaaaaaagtaagttaaacgCGATACATCTTTACTATCAAGGTCGGGGTATGTAGTTCTAATATTGGAGAAGACAaatttatagttgagcaagtaagaacttcatttttaatctattttataaattatgtaataacaatcTAAGACGTGTACAATACatattccgcatttaacttaatttttttttgcaacctagtgattaattgattacattttacgttcAATGAACATTTATGCAAGTCCAGGGGCTAtcgaaacactttgaaagttcaaggggtCGATCAAGTTTTTTGGAGAAGTTCggagggcaaatgatgtattaagcctaaaatgtagcttaattttgagatgAAAAAAAAGTTTGAGCAGGTTCGGTTTAACAAAAAAACTTTTTTTAACACAGTCACGTATAAAATTGACCCCCTCAGCGAACCAATGCTTTATTCGTTACTGATGGAATCAAATTGGTAATTTGAAAAATGTTGATTTTTATTCATGATCTCTTTGTCTGGTTTGCTTTATGTCCATTACTGCACTTGATATGctcaattttcaaataaataacACATTTTGATTAGGCTATTAATTCCAGGTATGTTGCCTGAGAAGCCAAAAGGTGGGCTCTGTTCATGAGGCGTGCGCCTGAGTCCGCCTTTATGAACCTAGCGCCTTGCCTGAGGCGCACCTATGCTCAAATCTCAAGTTTTGAATTAGGATGTATAGCCTCAGCCTATATGCTATTTTGCACGAAACTTTTCTTATTAGCGTTTCCGCATTTCGTTTTCAGTTTCTTTTCTGTTTCCattagaaataacgttttccGCTGTCCATTTCCGTTTCGTGCAACATAGCTTACATGCCTTTAAACTTGATTATTCCAGGTATGTTGCCTGAGAAGCCAAAAGGTGGGCTCTGTTCACGAGGCGTGCGCCTGAGTCCGCCTTTATGAGCCTAGCGCCTTGCCTGAGGCGCACCTATGCTCAAATCTCAAGTTTTGAATTAGGATGTATAGCCTCAGCCTATATGCTATTTTGAACGAAACTTTTCTTCACCAACGTTTCCGCATTTCGTTTTCAGTTTCTTTTCTGTTTCCATTAGAAATAACGTTCTCCGCTGccgtttccgtttccgtgcaacatagcttaCATGCCTTTAAACTTGATTAATTCCAGGTATGTTGCCTGAGAAGCCAAAAGGCGGGCTCTGTTCATGAGGCGTGCGCCTGAGTCCGCCTTTATGAGCCTAGCGCCTTGCCTGAGGCACACCTATGCTCAAATCTCAAGTTTTGAATTAGGATGTATAGCATCAGCCTATATGCTATTTTGCACGTTACTTTTCTTCATTAGCGTTTCCGCATTTCGTTTTCAGTTTCTTTTCTGTTTCCattagaaataacgttttccgctgtccgtttccgtttccgtgcaacatagcttaCATGCCTTTAAACTTGCTTCTTAGTAGTAGTGAGTGTGCAGACTGAGACAATAACTGGTCTGAAAATCAATACATTATTTATTAAAGGCACGCCTCAGTCGTAAAAGGAGCTAGGCTCTAGGTATATTGCCTGAGAAGCCAAAAGGTGGGCTTTGTTCAAGAGGCGTGTGTCTGAGTCCGCCTTTATGAGCTTAGCGCGTTGCCGGAAACGCACCTATGCGCAAATCTCAAGTTTCGAATTAGGATATATAGCCTTAGCCTATATGCTatattgcacggaaactcttctccATTAGTGTTTccacgggtaaattacatccatggccactgaactttactcattttaacattgtggccactgaacttctaTTTTTAACGGagtggccattgaactttaattaattcctcaaaatgaacggtaacgacctcaaaatgaaaatattcaagaattaaagttgttcagaatgacatttaccattaaaccatattttttattttccaaaatcacctttttttggagctttctctctctacaaattCACTCTTTCTCTCCTCAtaaaaaaacacctaaatgacctcaaaacaaaaattttcaagaattaaagttccttagaatattattaactcttcgaattttttattttgagaccgtcaaaggttgttttgagacgttgagtggccaccggtgttaaaaagtgtaatgttCAATGGCCATattattaagaattgaagttcagtgaccataatgttaaatgagtaaagttaagtggccatgagtgtaatttacccgtgtTTCCGCATTCCGTTTCTTTTCTGTTTCCATTATCGTTTCCTAGTTATATTTTTTTCAGAAATAAAGTTTTTTCTGCTGTCTGTTTCTGTTTGCGTGCAACATAGCCTATATGCCAAGGCGTGGCTATGCTCAAATCTCAAGTTTCAAATTAGGATGTATAGACTTAGCCTATATGCTATTTTGCTCGCAACACTCTTCATTAGCATTTCCGCATTTCGTTTCCATTTCAGTTTCTTTTCTGTTTCCATTATTGTTTACTagctatatattttttagaaataacgtttcccgTGTCTGTTTCTGTGCAACATAGCCTATATGCCTTTAATCGTGCTTCTTTCTTACTCGTGAGTGTGCAGATATAGGGACTCACAATAACTGGTCTGAAAATCAGTACGTTATTTTGTGATGCAGAAAGGCACGCCTCAGGCATAAAAGGTGGGCTCTGTTCAAGAGTCGTGCGCCTTTATGAGCCTAGCACCTTGCTGGAGGAGCGCCTATGCACAAATCTAAAAGCTCTGCATAATGTTTTTTAGGATTTCAAGTTCAAAATGTGATGTTTTAATCTCATGTCTGTCCTATCTATATGATCTAAGGCCGAAactaaattagaataaaaagaaaacgaaAGAAGATGTAGACGGCAGAAATATTGCAAAGaacaatacaaaaaaaaaaaatgctgctCGGTTTTGGGGACCGAGCTGCAATTTTGAAGGAGAGAACTATGCACCAACTGTGATTTCATGCATTTTATGTGTTCTTCTTGTGCCTGCCTAGGCTCTAGGACTCCCTTGCGCTTTAGTGCGCCTTATGACTTTAATAACTATGTTTGGAGGGTCGGATAAAAACGTTAAAATCGGGCATTGTTTATCTAAGTTGCTATAGCAGAATTCTATCTAGACAATTGAGATACTGTGCTTTTTTTCAGGAAATACCAAACATAATACCgcgggaagaagaagaaaaagaaaaaggaggaGGAGACGCATTAGCACGTGAAGAAGGAGAAAACGAAGAATCAGcggatgaagatgaagatgatgaagaagaagaagaagaattagcttgtgaagaagaagaagaagaagtattAGCacgtgaagaagaagaaaacgaaGAATCAGCgcgtgaagaagaagaaaacgaaGAATCAGCAGATGCAGacgaagaggaagaagaagaattagcacgtgaagaagacgaagaagaagaagaagaagaatcagcacgcgaagaagacgaagaagaagaagaatcagcacgtgaagaagaaaaagaagaatcagcagatgaagatgaaaatgaagaagaagaatcaaaACATGTTTCCGTTAAAGGTTCAAGGACGTCATGCAATCATGGCAAGGAGCGATATTATGTTAGGAAGTCAAGGAAAAATTCCTTAGAGCAGTCGACTTCTCCTATTACAACATCAACAAGTAAGAAGCAAAAGATTCCAGCACCTGAAATTAAGGAGACACTTCCAAACTCTTCCAACCATTTATCTCCTGATGAATGTCGTGCGGCTTCGATGCTAATTAACTCAACGGAACAAGTTACAGACAGTACAATTACTAGAGACCTGCAGTTGGCTGGATCTAACAGTCTGAACAAGGGAAAGAATTTTGTAAGTGCACCCGCTCGCCTCAGGCGATCCCTCTTAAATAGTCTTTATAATCATACGCTGTTAAGCTTCATCCattgtattatttatttttttggttaatACAATATGCTTCGGTTCCCGCTTCTTATTCTgaattcatatttatttatgcGTTAACTTACTACTTGtgttttagtttttaaattgAAATGGTACGTAAACATTTCAATTACAAAGTATTTACGGCTTCCGTGATTGAATTTACGATAAGGAGAGGTAAACGAATACTCCTTCGCTTACTCATTACTCGGTATGTCTTGGCAGGGGATTGGCTATAGGCCCTTAAACTTTCTTCTTGTCTGTGAGTGTGTAGAGAGAAACTGAGACAATACCTGGTCTCGAAAGTAGAGGTGTCAATTTCGTGTTtggtgtcaaaatcgtgttatctcatatatatgttccgtatggttttatatgttataaatactagaaaaatgattttcgtgtcaATTGTGTCGTGTCAGTCAGGTTGTCTCTGTAaatcgtgttttcgtgtcagaaattgccaccCCTACTCAAAAGCAATGTCACCCGGATGAATGTGTGATGCCCCGTcttcctatcttctcctcggtGGATCAAAAGAAAGGATTAAAATAGGGGCATTTTTTATTTAAGTTGCTTTAGCAGAATTTCATCTAGACTATTGAGACACTAACCTTTGTTTCAGGTAGTACCGTGCAGAACAGAGTGCGAAGAACAATCAGCACGTGTTTCCTTGAAGGGTTCAAGCGGAGCTGACAATCATAGTGAAATTAAGAAGTCGAGGAAGAATCCGGTAGAGCATTCAAGCCCTTTTTGTGCAACATCAacaaataagaaacaaaagatGCCAGCACCTGAAACTAAGGAGACACTTCCAAACTGTTCCAACGAGCTCAGAACAGAGAACTCTACCGACGTTTTACCGTCTCCTGATGAATGTCAGGTGACTTTGATGTCATTGAATTCATCAGAACGAGTTACAGACAATGCAAGAACGAACGGAGATGGAATGGCACAGTCCTCAAAGGAGACGGAAAGAGGACTGAATGCTCAAGTTACAGGACAGCAGGTTCCTACTGCAGGTAACCACACTTTGTACACGTATTTAGCTGATGATGCGTGTCAGTATTATTGAAAAAACTGATGTTTTGCAGCTGGAGAAGACGAGACAAATGAAGATCCTATTGAAGTCATCAATGTAGAAAATTATGAAAGCCTTAACCAATCCGCAAATGTTGAAGCGGAGAGCGAATCTGCCTGGACCGAAAATCTGCCTTTCAGAAAGAGTTCGTTTCTGTGGAAACACTTTGATTCTCTAGAAGTTTTCCAAATCCTACCGCAGAACCCCCATTTTATTCCTTTATTGGATTGCAACGAGGAGACTCGCGAAGGAGCAGCTATCGGTCATATGTGGACCTTTGTTTCCGTCGTAGAGAAGGTAACCAAGTTGCGAATTGACGATCCAATGACCCTTATCCACAGCTATTTGAAAGCTCTTGATATTCTTGAATCGGTTGGATTTGATGTCAAGGCACTAGTAGATTGTATTGAAGAGTTGTTGATTCTCAAACTAAAGCAAGAAAAACTCGAGAATCAATCGAAAAGATATCAAAGTTTAGTTGCAGAATGTGATGAGAACAAAGTAAAACTACAAC is drawn from Euphorbia lathyris chromosome 9, ddEupLath1.1, whole genome shotgun sequence and contains these coding sequences:
- the LOC136205510 gene encoding DUF724 domain-containing protein 6-like: MGRIARRGPKAIPIIDKERKDKFRFLKVNAAVEVTSDEEGFRGAWYEAKVLNTYRKNKISVQYQSLLSDDYPDELLIEDVDISFIRPAPPPSAAKQIYEPYDVVDAFHRDGWWTGVVSKVDVRKRKKKLRRKYTVVFENPSEQWDFNGGLLRFHHVWMFGRWVRHPKKKEIPNIIPREEEEKEKGGGDALAREEGENEESADEDEDDEEEEEELACEEEEEEVLAREEEENEESAREEEENEESADADEEEEEELAREEDEEEEEEESAREEDEEEEESAREEEKEESADEDENEEEESKHVSVKGSRTSCNHGKERYYVRKSRKNSLEQSTSPITTSTSKKQKIPAPEIKETLPNSSNHLSPDECRAASMLINSTEQVTDSTITRDLQLAGSNSLNKGKNFVVPCRTECEEQSARVSLKGSSGADNHSEIKKSRKNPVEHSSPFCATSTNKKQKMPAPETKETLPNCSNELRTENSTDVLPSPDECQVTLMSLNSSERVTDNARTNGDGMAQSSKETERGLNAQVTGQQVPTAAGEDETNEDPIEVINVENYESLNQSANVEAESESAWTENLPFRKSSFLWKHFDSLEVFQILPQNPHFIPLLDCNEETREGAAIGHMWTFVSVVEKVTKLRIDDPMTLIHSYLKALDILESVGFDVKALVDCIEELLILKLKQEKLENQSKRYQSLVAECDENKVKLQQEISAIDKMMCELKEQRALKVLQMMKEDSTREFLQLEVSSIKDAMFGLEQKFKVKSTVPWRSY